The Christiangramia forsetii KT0803 DNA segment TTATATTGCAGATGCTGAATCTGTGAAATATGGTACTGCAAATAATATGATCCAGGAGTTTGTTTATGATCTGGAAAATTCTTTGCAAAATGAAGCTAAGGCCGAACTGGCCAATATTGGAAAACTATATCTGGATAGTGAAGACAGGCTTCAATTTGAACCTTTTACAGAGATTAATTTCCTGACTCAATCTTTTGGGTTGGATTCTTATAAAACGATTCCGGTTCAACGGGAAGTTTACAAAAAACAGGTGGAGGAAATTGAGGAAAAAGCGCCTCTTTTATTCACTCCGGAAAGAAGAAAATCTTCTCTTCTAAAATATGCTGCTATTGGACTTATAGCTCTTGGAGTTTCTAGTTTCGCAGGTTTGAATATTTATAGCAGCCAGGTTTCTAAGCATAATATCGCTGAGCAACAGGAGGCTGAAAGCCAGCTTCAGGAACAAATACAGCAGGCAACCTTTATAATTGACAATCCTTTACCTGCGGTTACTTTTGAAGTAGAAAAGCAGTCTGGAAACTATCATATTATTGCCGGTGCCTTTAGAGTGGAAGAAAATGCTCAGAAGAAAGTTGATGAACTGCGTGAAGATGGCCATAAAGCAAGGCTTATTGGAGCCAACAAATACGGACTCCATCAGGTGGTATATTCCAGCCACCAAGGCCGAAGAGAAGCCATCAATAAACTTTACGAAGTAAAAAGAACGAATGAAGCTGCCTGGTTATTAGTTCAGGAACTTTAATACTTTCTTAACGGCATAAGCTCCAAAATCCTCCTTACTTTTGCAAAAAAATTGATATGGAGGCTAAACCACCAAGCGAATCACGTACTACCTTAACCGATCTTGTTTTACCTAGTGAAACTAATCCACTAAACAATCTTTTTGGAGGTGAGTTACTTGCGCGTATGGATCGTGCTGCCAGTATTGCTGCAAGAAGACATAGCCGAAGAATTGTTGTTACTGCATCTGTAAATCATGTAGCTTTTAATAAAGCAATTCCTTTAGGAAGTGTGGTAACTGTTGAAGCAGTAGTTTCAAGAGCTTTTAAGAGCTCTATGGAAATCTACATAGATGTTTGGGTGGAAGATCGTGAAAGTGGCCGTAGAACCAAAGCAAATGAAGCGATCTATACGTTTGTTGCTGTTGATGAAACCGGAGTTCCAATTCAAATTCCTGCTTTGGCACCAGAAACCGATTTGGAAAAAGAACGTTACGAAGCTGCTTTAAGAAGAAAACAATTGAGTCTTGTTCTTGCTGGAAAGATGAAACCAACGGAGGCTACGGAGCTAAAAGCTCTTTTTGAGGATTAATTAGCCACCGGGGTTCTGAAAATTAAACCGAAGGCCTATTCCTATTGTAAACAGAAAGTTATTGTTAAAGTAAGAATCCCTTGCTGCCGAAGTTTCAATATTGGTAAAATCATAGTCTATCCCGGTTTTTAGAAAAATACCGAATGTCTTATCCAATCTTCTGGCAATTTCTGCGGAAAGCCAAAGCTTCCCGCCATCTTCGCTAAACTTATCTTCTGCAGCTGTATAAACATTGGAAATGATTCCTATCCCCGATTTATAATGTAAATTCCATTCTTTATTAATAGGCTTATAATATCCAAAATCGGCGCCCAGCAGATGAAAAGTACCTCGCTGGAAATTCCCTGTAGCTGAAATATTCTCTGGATATATGCGATGTACGGCAACCCTTGCGCCCAGTGTAAATTTCGGTTTAAAAAACCAGTTAAAATCCAGGGCATAACCCGGATCAAATTTATAATTGGAATACACTGAACTCCCCAAACTTACAGGATAATATATTTCAGCATTAAAAAATACGGTTTCGGGATTTTCTGAATATTGGTTTGAATACCTGTTCTCTTCCTGCGCATTTAAAGCAACAGCTAAAAGGCTGAAAATCAGAATAAGCTTAATATTCGAAATCATAGGAAGTGTTTACAGCATTTACAGGGACAACAATTTGCTCTACAGGGTTTTCTCCTAGCCCATACGTAAAAATAATCTCTGACTCCTCCATAATGTATAAACTCAGTGAAACGGGATCACTATCTGGCCTATGCTCCCTTAAAGAAATAAAGTTAGCACCTTCATTCGGCTGGGCTACAAAAACCCCATCTTCATAAACAAAATTTTGAACCGGCTGTTCATATTGCAGCCTATAAATCAGGGTGTCCCCAACCCCGGAAGTATTTGAAATATTAAACTGAAACTCCAGTCTTCTGGCGAGCGATATCTCTTCCAAATCATAAAGCGGTGCATGATTCCCGGTAGGATCATAATAATACAGGGAAGCATATCTGGAATCATGGTCTAATTCCAATGGATTTACGGCTAATATAAGCCCATGAGAATAGGTGTCAAGCGAGTTAAAGTTAAAATCTCCATTTTCATCAGAATGGCCTTTTCCCAATATCTTATCTGTATTGGAACCAATCCTGGCCTCTCTGGAGCCTATTGAAAATATTTCAACTCCCTTAACAGGAGCGTCGTCTAAAAATACTAATGAGCCCCTAACCTCTATACGCTTGTTTTCTTCAATAAGAACTTCGTCACAAGCATAAAGGGAAAGTAAAACGAGTAATAAGAGGATTTTTTTCATACCCACAAAATCATATTCTATAGATACCAAAGTACATAAAAGGTTGCGTTAAATAACTTACATCCTGTAAATCCAATCTCCAGGATCCATTTTCTGGTCATTTTTATAAAGTAAAAAGTGCAGTGTAGTCTTGCCAGTAGTTCTACTGGTGGCAACCTCCCCAATTTCCTGTTCGGTAGTTACCTTATCCCCTCTTTTTACATATACTTCCTGAAGGTTATTATAAATGGTAATATAATCACCATGTCTAACCATAACCGCCTGATTTGCTCCTTTTACCGCCTGAACTTCACTAACGGTTCCGTTAAAAACCGCACGGGCTTTACCGCCTTTATCAGTATCTATACGCACCCCATTGTTATTAACCATGACAGATCTTACCACCGGGTGCGGCTGCTTTCCATAACGCATGGTTACTACCCCAGATTTAACAGGCCATGGCAATTTCCCTTTATTGTTATTAAAATCGGTTGCAAGTGCTTTTGCCGCCGGAGTCAATTCAAAGGTACTTCTGGAAGTTGAACCGCTACCGCTTTCCTTATTCGCTTTAGCAATAGATTCCCGAATCATTTTATCTATGGCACGGTCTATCTGATCAATCTCACTTTGTTTCTTTCTTATTTGTGTAGCAAATTCTCCCTCACGTTTTCTAATGGTAGCCATTAAGGTTTGCTGGGATTTTCTATTCTCTTCCAGCTGTGCCCTTGTTTTTCTATTTTCAGCAATAAGCTTTTCTTTTTCTTCTTTTTGCTGAACAAGTCGCGAATTAAGTTCTTGTAGTTCTCTTGTATTTGCCTTTATTTCTTCTCCCTGCTGCTTGCGATAGTTGGTATACTGTTTCATATACTGAAGTCGCTTGTAGGCCTGCAAAAAGTTCTCTGAAGATAACAGAAACATCACTCTACTTTGTTGGGATTTACTTTTATAAGATTTCTCTATCATTCGGGAGTAATCCTCTTTCAGTTTTTCAAGTTCCTTTCTTAACTGACCGATTTTATTGGTATTGGTATTGATCTCCCGGGTTAATAAATTTGCCTGCTGATTGGTAAGTTTAATAAGATCTTCGGTACTTCTAATCTGTTGATTTAAATCTTCCACCTGCCCCAATACCGAACTTTGTTTCTTTTGATTCGAAATTCGGAGTTCATTGATCCTGCTTATCTCATTCCGAAGTTCGATCCTTCTCTTTTCGAGATCTTCACGATTGGTTTGGGCATTGGCCAGATTATAGCCAAAAAATAAAAACAAGAAGAATAATAGGGATCTTGAAAACTTTAGTTTGATCATTTTAAACTGATTTCTTCGTAACCGGATGGAATGTCAAATGGAAAGCTAACTTCCTCATTAAATGAAATATTTCTGTAAGTAAGATCAATATTAGTACTTGAACCTCCTTCATTTGCAATGATCTTTATATTTTCAGGAAAAACCAAACCGTCTATTTCCTGATAGTCTGAATAGGTAACCGTTAATCCCCGATTATCAAGTCCCTGTAATAATTGCTGCGCCTCTGCCTTTAGATTTGACGGATTTAAAAGAAACATTTTTTTCATTATTTCCCCATTGTCATTTACAAACTGAAAACCACGAGGGGATTGTGTAAAATTATATTCTTCTTCACGAAGATCATAGATAGCCTGCCCTATTAATAAATTTTGAAGTTTTTGAAAATCAAGCGGAGTTCCCAGAAAGTCACTTACCAGTCTAAAGTCTCCGTCAAAATAAGTTTGAGTCACTTTCTCATAGTAACTTACACTAGTTGGCGTGATATAAGCCTTCGCTACTGGAAACCCAAGAATGCTGGCGCTCATCCAAATCGCTTTATCTTTTTCCATTCTGAAACTAAGATTTACAGACTGTGTTCTTTCATCATTCTGATATACGGCACGGAGTTTTCCCGAGGCTGTTTTAAATTGAGTTTCGGCAGTATAATGCTTTTTTATTACTGAAACTGCTTCAGCATTCTTCGTAGCGATCTTCCCGGTAGATTTTCTACTACCACAGGAAATAACTACAACTGAAAGTAGGATTAGGGCAACTATTCTTTTTAACATCAATTAGTTTCTTTTTTTAAATTTTCCGCTTTCTGGCGATATTCTTCAGCTTTATCTGCATTTTTCATACCACTGTAACTTATTATAAGCTGGGAATAAAAATCAATTTCCATCAATGTATCGTCTATAAGGTAATCAAGGCCATCTTCTAAACTTTCCTTAGCCGATTCAAAATCCATTAATTTATTGAGAGCGACTGCTTGAAATAAGTAAAGCATGGGCTGGGAAGGAAATCCTTCTAAAGCTTCTCCACTTAAGCCTTTTGCAGCTTCATATTTCTCAAATTCCAATTGCAAAAGAAGCGTATTCTTGGTTAATTCAAAGTTCCCCGGATTTTCTTTTAAACCCAACTCAAAAAACTTCAAGGCATCCTCACGATTGTTCCTTTTTAAATAGTATCGCCCAAGCTGCTCATAAAGCTTTGGAGCATCTTCCCACTCGGTAAGGTTTCCGGCAACTTCAATTAGATCTTCTTCATATGTTGGATTCTCCTGAACAAAATTCAAAAAATCATTTAAAACCTTAAATTTTGATTCTGCATCTATCTCCTCACTTTCAAAAACAATCTTCATGGAAGCTACAGCGGCTTCGGTATCACCTTTACTCAAATAAAACTTATACAGAGCAAGATGAGCCAGTGTTGAACCGGGATTCGTATCCAAAAGCTCCTGTGCAACTTTAAAAGCCTCTTCATCTTCCCCATTTTCACTGTAGATATAAATGAGATTTAGATAATTTTGTTCAACATCAGGATTATCTGAAATGCCTTGTTGAAGATTTTCTATTTGTGCAACGGTATTGTTCGTACGTGCAAAAATTTGGCGTCTCAATGAATTTCTGTAAGAATTGGCTCCAAGTTTAGTATCCAACTCATCCAGTAAACTCAATGCCTGTTCATAATTTTCATTCAGCAAATAAAGATTTGCAAGATCCTGTTTGTAAGCTTCATCAATTGGAATTAGCTTCTTCAAGGTTGTTATTGCTCCATCAAAATCTTCGGTCATCCTATAAGTCTGGAATAGATATACCAGGATAGACTCTTTTTGAGGTTCCAGCTCACTCGCTTTTTTGAAATTAGTAATGGCCTGTTCAAACTGTTCAAGCTCCTGGTAGTTCTTTCCTAATTCAAAATAAACAACAGATTTTTCTGTATCCAGCTTAAGGCATTTTTCTAAAGCAATGATCGCTTTTTCATAGTTTTCAATACCTTTTTGCTTTAGAGCTTCAAAAAAATATTCCTGAAACTCATCACTAACATTGCCTAGATCGTCCTGATTAATATCCTGAAAAGGCTGCGGCAATTCCTGCGAATTAACGGGAATCGCCAGCAAAGCCATCAACAGGATGAAAATCAGTTTCTTCATTATAAATTTTATTCTAAAACGGAAAAGTCTCCAATACTAATCTGAGTGAATTCCCCATTAAATTTAGCATGATTTCCGATCATCGCATTATCAAGCTTCGCATTTTTCACCTCTGCAAAAGTTTGAATAAGACTATTCTTAACCGTTGAATTTTCAATTTTTGTCCCATTTCCTACTGAAACATTCGGGCCAATCTTGACATTGATCAACTCTACATTTTCACCAATATAACATGGCTCGGTAATTTCAGAATCCTTGATCTTTACTGAATCTGAAATCAACTTTTCTCCATCTTGATGAAGAAAATTAAGCATTCTACCGTTAGTCTCTACGGTTACATTTTTATTTCCGCAGTCCATCCATTCATCAACTTTCCCGGGAACAAACCTTAATCCGTTTTTTCGCATCGCCTCGATCCCGTCGTTGATCTGATATTCTCCGCCTCTGGTTAATTTCGCGTCTAATACATTCTGAAGTTCATTTTTCAAAACCTCAACATCTTTGAAATAATAGATCCCGATAACTGCAAGATCTGATACAAATTCTTCCGGCTTCTCCACCAAGTCTGTGATCTCGTTATTCTGATTAAGTTTCACCACCCCATAAGCTGAAGGATTTTCAACTTTTTTAACCCACATTACGGCATCTGCTTCTTTGTCCAGGTTAAAATCTGCTTTAAAAAGTGTATCTGCATAGGCCACAACAGCAGGACCAGTCAAAGATTCTTTAGCACACATGATCGCATGCCCTGTTCCAAGTGGTTTATCCTGATAGTAGATCGTGCCTTTAGCCCCAAGGCTGTTGGCAATTTTCATGAGATCTTTTTCAACCTGCTCTCCAAAATCCTCTCCGATTATAAAAGCGACTTCATCTATTTTCTCATCCAAAACCTTCGCGATATCTTCTACAAGACGATGTACAATTGGTTTTCCCGCTATAGGAATTAACGGTTTTGGTACGGTTAAAGTATGTGGACGAAGTCGTGAACCACGACCTGCCATTGGTACAATTATTTTCATTTTAAATTTTTTTGTGATTTTTATTTTAAATATCCTTTACTTCTAAGGTCTTTGTGAATTTCATTAATATTTTCTGGAATTTCAGCCTTTAACAACCAATTAACGTCCAGGCCGTTGTAAATAGCAGATCGCATCAGATAATCATTATTGCCTATAAGTTTTCCCAGTTCTTTCAACTGATCTTCAAATTCAAGAATATAATCATCATGCAATTTATCTATAAGGAGCATCACCTTGAATATTCTGGAAATGATAGCCACGCAAAATTTTCTTGATTTACCAGGTGTTACCTTCAGGATATTATCCCTGTTAAGTTTCACAATTTCTTCCAGCAACAATAAATTCAGACTTACTTCCCCAAATTTGTCTTTAGTAATTTTCACATGCTCTGTAATCTCACCACTTAGGTAACGAACATCCATATTCAAATATCCTATGGAATAAAACCTTTCTGATATTTGCCGGGCACGTTTTAAGACCCTTGTTTCCATTTCCTGCCTTTGCTGCCCCACCGTACTGGTATTTACAAGCTCAAAATGTAAACGGTTAGCCAACATCAAATCTTTTTTCAGCAGCCTAAGGATTAATTTGTCTTTTTCCCTATCAGGCAGATGAGCAATGGCTTCTTTAAATTCTTTATCGAATTTCATTCAACACTATTTACAGAAAATTTTTTAAAACAGCTTCTTTTTGTTAAGGAACGCTCTTTAATTATTCGTGACCTGTACTTCCAAAGCCTCCAACTCCACGCGAAGTTTCACCTAAAATGTCTACTTCTTCCCAGGAAATATGTTCGTGTTTTGCAATGACCATCTGAGCAATTCTTTCCCCATTGTTCACCACAAATTCTTCATTGGACAAATTTACAAGGATCACGCCTATTTCTCCGCGATAATCGGCATCAATTGTTCCGGGTGCGTTAAGTACAGTGATTCCTTTTTTTGCAGCCAGACCGCTACGTGGTCTTACCTGTGCTTCAAAACCTAAAGGCAGTTCCATAAAAAGCCCGGTTTTTATGATCGCTCTTTCTAAAGGTTTTAAAGTAACCGGTTCTTCAATATTTGCCCGAAGGTCCATTCCGGCTGAAAAATCTGTTTCGTAATGCGGCAATTTATGTGCCGACTTATTAATAATTTTTATGTCCATGAATTAAGATTGTATGATTTTGAGAATTTGTTTTTTTTCTGAAAAATAAACTATCCCAATAAAAAGTAATAATAACGGTATTCCCACGAAATAATTTCCGCGAAATACATAAAATGAAAGTGCCGATATTATGATTGAAAGGAATAAATAACCTCCTATCTTTTTTATATTATACGGAATTGGATAATACTTCTGACCGAAATAGAAGGAAAGCAGCATCATTAACCCGTAAGCAGCCAGCGTTGCAATTGCAGATCCGGTATAACTTATCACAGGAATAAGCCATAGGTTTAATGCAATGGTAAGCACAGCTCCCGCAAGTGAGATATAACCGCCAAATTTTGTGCGATCTGTGATCTTATACCATACCGAAAGGTTATGATATATTCCCAGAAACAAGTTCGCCAAAAGAATTAACGGAACAATTTCCATCGCTTCCCAGTATGTGTCATTCTGAATTAAAATTAGTTTCAGAAAATCTACAAAGACGATGACCCCTACCAGAATTAAGCTTCCAAAAACCACAAAATAGTTCGTGATCTGAGCATAAGTTTGAGCGGCGTTCTTAGATTCTGCATGACTAAAAAAGAAAGGTTCTATCCCGAGCCTAAAAGCCGTGGCGAAAAGCGTCATGAATAGCGCCAGTTTATAACAGGCAGAATAAGCTCCAATTTCAGACCTTGCAATATCCTCTGGCAATAAATAGTCAAGCATAATCCTGTCAAAAACCTCATTAATGGAAAAAGCGATCCCTGCAATAAGAACGGGAAAAGCATATCTCATCATAGATTTCCATAAAGTAGAATTGAATTTAAAATCAATCTTTATATAGAAAGGAAACATCAATAACAACGTGAGTGAGCTAGCGATCAAATTCGCAATGAAAACATAGCTAATCTCGAAGTCTGGAATATATATAGTTTGAAAAATTTCTGATCCTTCAGCCAGGTCTTTGAGAAAGAGTAAGAAGAAAACATTTAGACCTAAATTCACCGCAACATTTAGAATCTTTATAATTGCATAACGCATGGGCTTTTCTGAAGCTCTTAACCATGCAAATGGAATGATCACTAAAGCATCCAGCAATAAAATCCAGATGGCCAGGTTGATATATTGTATGGGTATTCCTGTGATTGCCGAGATCCATTCCTTAGAAATAAATGCTATCCCAAAAAATAATAAAGAAGAAATAACCAGGGAAATTCCTGAAGTACTTAAAACTTCTCTTTTATTCGATTGTTTATTATAAAACCGAAAAAAAGCGGTTTCCATACCGTAAGCCAGAATTACATTAAAGAGCACGAAATAGGCAAAAATCACCGAAATTTCACCGTATTCTTCTTTCGGTAAAATTTCGGTGTATAATGGAACTAATAAGAAACTGAGCATTCTTGGCAACACAGTTGCCAATCCGTAAATAAAAGTTTGCTGAAAGAGTTTCTTAAAAGTACTCAACAGGAGTAGGTTGGTTTATTACAAATATCTGAATAAATCAGGAGTATAAAAGCTTTAGCCTTATTCCTTTTCCACAATTCCTGTTAGCTTATAGTATTTAATCTTATCATTCTGAGTGAAAACTAAAATAGCTTCGTCTTCTTCTATAGAGAATGGGCTTTCTTCAGGCAATTGAGGTGGTTTATTGCCATATTCTTGCTTTGGGTCTTCATGCATTACCATATCATCGCTTCCCATGCGGAAATTCGCCACATAAAGGTTTGGCTTTTCCTGACTCTTTTCAAGTTTAGATTTCATTCCATGAAAATACACAGCATCCATGCTAATTCTTTGATCCTGAATTGCAGTGATTGGAATATTTAATTCTATTCCATTGGAGTTATAGGTGTAATAGACCTCATTAAACTGTGCAGGAGAACGTTCCTGAAGGTCTTTATTGCTTCCGCAGGAAGCAAATAGCGTTAGTATAAAGATTCCGGTAGTTAAAAGTAGTGCATTTTTCATCTCGTCTGGTTTTTAGATTTGAAGGTATAAAAACAAAACCCATACCAAATAAAAAAGCCCTCTAAAATGAGGGCTATTTTTATATTTAATTTATAGTTGCAAGGTTGAGATTCCTCGCTACGTTTTGAATGACAAACTATCCATTAAGAGCCTCTGCTCCACCAACGATCTCAAGGATCTCATTGGTAATGGAAGCCTGTCGTGCTTTGTTATAAGAAAGCTTAAGATCATCTCTAAGTTCTGTGGCATTCTCTGTAGCCTTATGCATCGCCGTCATACGTGCACCGTGTTCTGAAGCAAAAGAATCTCTAAGCGCTTTAAATAATTGCATTTTTAGAGATTTTGGAATCAGATCTTTAACGATTTCCAATTTTGAAGGCTCAAAGATATAGTCCAGTTGTTTGTTCTCTTCAGAATCAAATTGTTCGATAGGCAAAAATTGTTCATGCTGAACAATTTGCGTAGCGGCATTTTTGAACTGGTTGTAAACCAGAACGATCTTATCATACTTCTCATCAAGGAACAACTGCATCAATTCTTCAGCGATAGCTGAAGCATTTTCAAAGCTTAGATCATCATAGATCTCATTATTATTCTTATGAATATCATATTCCTTTTTTAGAATATCGTTGGCCTTTTTCCCAACGGTATAGATATCTATATTTTTGGCTTTGTAATCGTTCTTAGCCTTGTACTTAACCGCTTTTATGATATTGGTATTAAAAGCACCGGCCAGTCCCTTATTTGATGAAATAGCAACGATCAAAACATTTTTTACCTCGCGCTCCTCGGCGTATTTACTGCCCGCATCATCATCTAATGTAGCACTTAAATCCTGTAGCAACTGGGTAAGCTTTTCAGAATAGGGACGCATTTGGGTAATTGCATCCTGAGCCTTGCTCAACTTTGAAGCCGATACCATTTTCATGGCTTTGGTAATCTGCATCGTTGAAGATACCGAAGTAATCCTGCTACGTAATTCTTTTAAGTTTGCCATTTTTATTTAGTATTGAGTATTGAGTAATTATCTGTTGGTAATTACTCAATACCTTTATAATTTCATTTGTAAATACAATAATTTGGGACCTAATCTCAAATCTTAGTACTCAATACTAGTTTTTGTATTTAGCTGAAAGTTCTTTAGCCGTCTGAGTCAAAGTATCAATTACTTCATCAGTTAATTTTCCTGCTTTAAGAGTATCAAGTGTATCTCTGTGTTTTGTATCAAGATATGCAAGATAATCTCTTTCAAACTCCTTTACTTTTTCTACTGGTACATCTCTCAACAAATTCTTAGAACCTGCATAAATGATCGCAATCTGGTTTTCTACCGGGTAAGGATCGTTTTGTCCCTGCTTAAGGATCTCCACGTTACGCTTACCTTTAGAGATCACGCTCATGGTAGTTGGATCAAGATCAGATCCAAACTTAGCAAATGCTTCAAGTTCACGATACTGAGCCTGATCAAGTTTTAACGTACCTGCAACTTTCTTCATCGACTTGATCTGAGCGTTACCACCCACACGAGATACAGAAATACCCACATCAATTGCAGGACGTACCCCCGAGTTAAATAGATCTGAAGTTAAGAAGATCTGTCCATCTGTAATGGAAATTACGTTGGTTGGAATATATGCTGAAACGTCACCCGCCTGAGTTTCGATAATTGGAAGAGCGGTAAGTGATCCGCCACCTTTCACCTTGTCTTTAAGACTTTCAGGAAGGTCATTCATTTGCTTAGCGATCCCATCATCATCTATCACTTTTGCTGAACGCTCCAGTAATCTTGAGTGAAGGAAGAATACATCCCCAGGATATGCCTCACGTCCCGGTGGACGACGAAGTAAAAGGGAAACCTCACGATAAGCAACCGCCTGCTTAGAAAGATCATCAAAAACGATCAATGCAGGACGACCTGTATCTCTAAAATATTCACCAATCGCTGCACCTGCGAAAGGAGCATATACCTGCATTGGAGCAGGATCTGATGCGTTTGCAGCAACAATAGTAGTATATGCTAAAGCTCCTTTATCTTCTAATGTTTTAGCAATCGCCGCAACGGTTGAAGCTTTTTGACCAATAGCTACATATATACAATAAACCGGCTCGCCGGCATCGTAAAATTCTTTCTGGTTAAGAATGGTATCAATACAAACGGTAGTTTTACCTGTTTGACGGTCACCAATTACCAACTCACGTTGTCCTCTTCCTACCGGTACCATCGCATCGATAGATTTGATACCTGTTTGAAGTGGCTCAGTTACCGGCTGACGATAAATTACCCCAGGAGCTTTACGCTCCAACGGCATTTCAAAAGTTTCACCTTCAATTGCACCCTTACCATCAATTGGAGCTCCTAAAGTATCAACCACACGGCCAACAATTCCTTCTCCAACATTGATAGAAGCGATACGCTGAGTTCTTTTTACTGTAGAGCTTTCTTTGATCTCATTTGCAGGACCTAAAAGTACTACCCCAACATTATCTTCTTCAAGGTTTAGAACGATTCCTTCAAGTCCGCTTTCAAACTGAACCAATTCGCCATATTGAGCATTCGCCAGTCCGTAAACGTTAGCAATACCGTCACCTACGGTTAGAACGGTACCCACTTCGTCTAGAGAGGCCTTGGATTCAAAACCTGATAATTGTTGTTTTAATATTGCTGATACTTCAGCAGGATTTACTTCTGCCATAATTATTCAAGATAAAATGCCACATTAAAATGCGACGGTTTTAATTAAATTTTTGAAACGTATGTGTTGTCTTTTAATTCTCTTTCCAGTCTTCGAAGGTTTCGGGAAACGCTTGCATCATATTGCAAATCTCCAACCCTTAACACAAAACCGCCAATGATGTCTTCATCAATGACACTTTTTAGACTCGCTTCTGAACCTGTTAACTCTTTTACCTTAGAGAGAATAACAGCTTCAAGTTCTTTATCTAGCGGTACCGCAGTAGTTACAACAGCCTGCCGTACATTATTCAATTCATTAAATTTAATGATATACTGTCTTGCCACTAAATGAAGAATACCAATTCTTCCGTTTTCCAACAGAATATCAATCGCGCCTTTGG contains these protein-coding regions:
- a CDS encoding SPOR domain-containing protein; the encoded protein is MNISSYIQDLLYRYECVVLPGFGAFLSQKQSAYIDDQSNEFFPPNKVISFNRQLIKNDGLLANYIADAESVKYGTANNMIQEFVYDLENSLQNEAKAELANIGKLYLDSEDRLQFEPFTEINFLTQSFGLDSYKTIPVQREVYKKQVEEIEEKAPLLFTPERRKSSLLKYAAIGLIALGVSSFAGLNIYSSQVSKHNIAEQQEAESQLQEQIQQATFIIDNPLPAVTFEVEKQSGNYHIIAGAFRVEENAQKKVDELREDGHKARLIGANKYGLHQVVYSSHQGRREAINKLYEVKRTNEAAWLLVQEL
- a CDS encoding acyl-CoA thioesterase; its protein translation is MEAKPPSESRTTLTDLVLPSETNPLNNLFGGELLARMDRAASIAARRHSRRIVVTASVNHVAFNKAIPLGSVVTVEAVVSRAFKSSMEIYIDVWVEDRESGRRTKANEAIYTFVAVDETGVPIQIPALAPETDLEKERYEAALRRKQLSLVLAGKMKPTEATELKALFED
- a CDS encoding murein hydrolase activator EnvC family protein, which encodes MIKLKFSRSLLFFLFLFFGYNLANAQTNREDLEKRRIELRNEISRINELRISNQKKQSSVLGQVEDLNQQIRSTEDLIKLTNQQANLLTREINTNTNKIGQLRKELEKLKEDYSRMIEKSYKSKSQQSRVMFLLSSENFLQAYKRLQYMKQYTNYRKQQGEEIKANTRELQELNSRLVQQKEEKEKLIAENRKTRAQLEENRKSQQTLMATIRKREGEFATQIRKKQSEIDQIDRAIDKMIRESIAKANKESGSGSTSRSTFELTPAAKALATDFNNNKGKLPWPVKSGVVTMRYGKQPHPVVRSVMVNNNGVRIDTDKGGKARAVFNGTVSEVQAVKGANQAVMVRHGDYITIYNNLQEVYVKRGDKVTTEQEIGEVATSRTTGKTTLHFLLYKNDQKMDPGDWIYRM
- a CDS encoding DUF4292 domain-containing protein, which produces MLKRIVALILLSVVVISCGSRKSTGKIATKNAEAVSVIKKHYTAETQFKTASGKLRAVYQNDERTQSVNLSFRMEKDKAIWMSASILGFPVAKAYITPTSVSYYEKVTQTYFDGDFRLVSDFLGTPLDFQKLQNLLIGQAIYDLREEEYNFTQSPRGFQFVNDNGEIMKKMFLLNPSNLKAEAQQLLQGLDNRGLTVTYSDYQEIDGLVFPENIKIIANEGGSSTNIDLTYRNISFNEEVSFPFDIPSGYEEISLK
- a CDS encoding tetratricopeptide repeat protein, which produces MKKLIFILLMALLAIPVNSQELPQPFQDINQDDLGNVSDEFQEYFFEALKQKGIENYEKAIIALEKCLKLDTEKSVVYFELGKNYQELEQFEQAITNFKKASELEPQKESILVYLFQTYRMTEDFDGAITTLKKLIPIDEAYKQDLANLYLLNENYEQALSLLDELDTKLGANSYRNSLRRQIFARTNNTVAQIENLQQGISDNPDVEQNYLNLIYIYSENGEDEEAFKVAQELLDTNPGSTLAHLALYKFYLSKGDTEAAVASMKIVFESEEIDAESKFKVLNDFLNFVQENPTYEEDLIEVAGNLTEWEDAPKLYEQLGRYYLKRNNREDALKFFELGLKENPGNFELTKNTLLLQLEFEKYEAAKGLSGEALEGFPSQPMLYLFQAVALNKLMDFESAKESLEDGLDYLIDDTLMEIDFYSQLIISYSGMKNADKAEEYRQKAENLKKETN
- a CDS encoding sugar phosphate nucleotidyltransferase, with product MKIIVPMAGRGSRLRPHTLTVPKPLIPIAGKPIVHRLVEDIAKVLDEKIDEVAFIIGEDFGEQVEKDLMKIANSLGAKGTIYYQDKPLGTGHAIMCAKESLTGPAVVAYADTLFKADFNLDKEADAVMWVKKVENPSAYGVVKLNQNNEITDLVEKPEEFVSDLAVIGIYYFKDVEVLKNELQNVLDAKLTRGGEYQINDGIEAMRKNGLRFVPGKVDEWMDCGNKNVTVETNGRMLNFLHQDGEKLISDSVKIKDSEITEPCYIGENVELINVKIGPNVSVGNGTKIENSTVKNSLIQTFAEVKNAKLDNAMIGNHAKFNGEFTQISIGDFSVLE
- the dut gene encoding dUTP diphosphatase; amino-acid sequence: MDIKIINKSAHKLPHYETDFSAGMDLRANIEEPVTLKPLERAIIKTGLFMELPLGFEAQVRPRSGLAAKKGITVLNAPGTIDADYRGEIGVILVNLSNEEFVVNNGERIAQMVIAKHEHISWEEVDILGETSRGVGGFGSTGHE